A part of Acidobacteriota bacterium genomic DNA contains:
- a CDS encoding DUF4416 family protein, which translates to MARIQIPPPGRLVISIIYSHIDAVADSLVQLEKQFGRIQCETVDIPYTHNDKYSEEMGEGLMRRFFSFEKPVARDALPEIKAACRKIERQLGDRVDDYTFRTVNIDPGILSPDNLVMASHREYNHRIYLARGVFAETQLIWARGKFTRLPWTSPDFCHDEAVDFFLRVRQTFDVIDEEQAKSPVA; encoded by the coding sequence ATGGCTCGTATACAGATACCGCCGCCGGGACGGCTGGTCATTTCGATAATCTACTCGCATATCGACGCCGTCGCCGACTCCCTGGTGCAGCTCGAGAAACAGTTCGGGCGCATCCAGTGCGAGACTGTCGATATCCCGTACACGCACAACGACAAGTACTCCGAGGAGATGGGCGAAGGCCTGATGCGGCGGTTTTTCTCGTTCGAGAAACCGGTGGCGCGCGACGCCCTGCCGGAGATCAAGGCCGCCTGCCGCAAAATCGAGCGGCAACTCGGCGACCGCGTCGACGACTACACCTTTCGAACAGTCAACATCGACCCCGGCATCCTCTCCCCGGACAATCTCGTCATGGCCTCGCACCGCGAGTACAACCACCGGATATACCTGGCCCGGGGGGTCTTTGCGGAAACCCAGCTTATATGGGCGCGCGGGAAATTCACCCGCCTGCCGTGGACCAGCCCGGATTTCTGCCACGATGAGGCCGTGGATTTCTTCCTGAGAGTCCGCCAGACGTTCGACGTCATCGACGAAGAACAGGCCAAATCCCCCGTGGCCTGA
- the murA gene encoding UDP-N-acetylglucosamine 1-carboxyvinyltransferase, translating into MDKFVIQGPSTLNGKIRVDGSKNAALPILAAALLIDKGESVISNVPPLRDIFTIIRVLEHLGARVTYDEKARVVTVSAENIDKNTAPYDLMRQMRASFLVLGPLLSRLGEARVSLPGGCSLGARPVDYHISGFAALGARISEKGGYVIAQGKPLTGGTVIFDRPSHTGTENILFGAVLAAGQTTIINAACDPEISDVAAFLGKAGAKIHGVGTPTITVEPVKRLSAVEHAVSGDRLVAGTYMIAAAMTGGTVEVSGIETEPLRVVAHKLQDMGCQIETKKTGVSVRGPKRLAAISVTTFPYPGFPTDLQAAIMAACTIASGTSHIKETVFVDRFNHTMELRRLGAEITVSSAEAIVTGVDALVGAQVMASDIRAGAGITLACLAARGESEVLRVYHVDRGYHRLEEKLASLGADIKRVPV; encoded by the coding sequence ATGGATAAATTCGTCATCCAGGGCCCGTCGACACTGAACGGCAAAATCAGGGTCGATGGCTCAAAAAACGCCGCTTTGCCGATACTGGCCGCTGCGCTGCTCATCGACAAGGGCGAATCGGTCATCAGCAACGTCCCGCCGTTGAGGGATATTTTCACGATTATCCGCGTGCTCGAACATCTCGGGGCCAGAGTGACCTACGATGAGAAGGCCCGAGTGGTGACGGTGAGCGCGGAGAATATCGACAAGAACACCGCTCCGTATGACCTGATGCGGCAGATGCGGGCCTCGTTTCTGGTGCTGGGTCCGCTGCTGTCGCGCCTGGGCGAGGCGCGGGTATCGCTGCCGGGGGGCTGTTCTCTCGGCGCCCGTCCGGTTGACTACCATATCAGCGGGTTCGCCGCCCTGGGCGCCCGTATCAGCGAGAAGGGCGGCTACGTAATCGCGCAGGGCAAACCGCTGACCGGGGGAACGGTCATATTCGACCGGCCCTCACACACCGGCACCGAGAACATTCTTTTCGGCGCCGTGCTCGCGGCGGGACAAACGACTATCATCAACGCCGCCTGCGACCCGGAGATATCCGACGTGGCCGCGTTTCTCGGCAAGGCAGGCGCGAAAATACACGGCGTCGGCACGCCCACTATCACCGTCGAACCCGTCAAACGGCTGAGCGCGGTTGAACACGCAGTGTCGGGCGACCGTCTGGTAGCCGGAACGTACATGATCGCCGCCGCCATGACCGGGGGGACGGTGGAAGTCTCCGGCATCGAGACGGAACCGCTGAGAGTCGTGGCGCACAAACTCCAGGATATGGGTTGTCAGATCGAAACGAAGAAAACCGGCGTGAGTGTTCGCGGGCCGAAACGGCTGGCAGCCATCAGCGTCACGACCTTTCCGTACCCGGGATTTCCCACCGATTTACAGGCAGCCATCATGGCGGCTTGTACGATTGCCTCGGGAACATCTCATATCAAAGAAACTGTTTTTGTAGATAGGTTCAATCATACGATGGAATTGCGCCGGCTGGGCGCAGAAATCACGGTTTCCAGCGCCGAAGCGATTGTAACCGGCGTGGACGCTCTCGTCGGCGCGCAGGTCATGGCCTCGGATATCCGTGCCGGGGCAGGGATTACGCTGGCCTGCCTGGCCGCGAGAGGAGAATCAGAGGTCCTGCGGGTCTATCACGTTGATCGCGGGTATCACAGATTGGAAGAAAAGTTAGCCTCCCTCGGGGCCGATATCAAAAGAGTACCCGTATAA
- a CDS encoding AAA family ATPase, with product MATSKPRKSKKRRGLTYKSLDYRVSYKPVGVASSDDVPPCSSIIGQQRAVDAIRLGLDVRSRGYNVFVTGLSGTGRTTTIKHLLEQLEHGPPDLTDVVYVNNFKNVDHPKVLTFKAGEGRRFRKDMGYLISSIRKVVPKIFLSDDYKDRYSRLVREFEGRQKQLVSGFEEKLTKAGFVMVQIQSGLGVRNEIQPLIENEPTSMEQLERLSKEGKYALSELDERRRAWDSLRREFDVTTTESKKLTSKLEEAVEKLNYSMVAPLVADKVNLLKKRYPNEKVQGYLEGVEDAMVSDLDRYREAQPRRGEEEAPPFRKREPFEEFSVNLLLDNSETATVPIVIEKSPSYKNLFGSLERVVDRFGYWRTDFTRIFSGSILKASGGFLVVNALDLFGEPGAWIGLKRALRNGETEITGYDPLSMMAGSGITPEPIPLEVKVVLIGEDRIYRLLWNFDEDFKKVFKIKAEFDSVMPYNRANVTEYFQFVRRIVDEEHLMPFHVSGLQAVAEYGRRLAGHREKLSVRFTAVADIVREAAFCARLRGAKKVTRQDVHGAVSGRRSRVNLVEDKIQEMFDTNTLMVSTTGSEVGQINGLSVYDIGDYRFGRPTRITVTTALGKAGVINIEREAELSGPVHNKGVLILSGYLRSMFAQDKPLVMSASISFEQSYSGVDGDSASSTEIYGIISSLSRIPINQGLAVTGSVNQKGEIQPIGGINEKIEGFFDVCKARGLTGNQGVLMPRQNVQDLLLRPDVMDAVKSGKFSIYPVRRISEGLEILTGVPGGRRTASGRFTAGSVLARADERLCDMAVELERFGRTAGRSDKGNDGNEAGRSKRTRTKRSKSGRHGMQRS from the coding sequence ATGGCGACCAGTAAGCCCAGGAAATCGAAAAAGCGGCGTGGGTTGACATACAAGTCCTTAGATTATCGAGTTTCCTACAAGCCGGTCGGTGTAGCGTCCTCAGACGACGTTCCGCCCTGCAGCAGCATTATCGGCCAGCAGCGCGCCGTTGACGCCATCAGGCTGGGTCTGGACGTCAGGAGTCGGGGGTATAACGTTTTCGTGACGGGGCTTTCCGGCACCGGTCGAACGACTACCATCAAGCACCTGTTAGAACAACTCGAGCACGGACCGCCGGACCTTACCGACGTCGTCTACGTCAACAACTTCAAGAACGTTGACCACCCCAAGGTGCTGACGTTCAAAGCCGGTGAGGGCAGGCGGTTCAGGAAGGACATGGGGTACCTGATCAGTTCCATCCGCAAGGTTGTTCCCAAGATATTCCTCTCCGACGATTACAAGGACCGGTACAGCCGGCTGGTCCGCGAGTTCGAGGGCCGACAGAAGCAGCTCGTAAGCGGCTTCGAGGAAAAGCTGACCAAGGCCGGGTTTGTCATGGTGCAGATTCAGTCGGGGCTCGGCGTTCGCAACGAAATCCAGCCCCTTATCGAGAATGAGCCGACATCGATGGAGCAACTCGAACGGCTTTCCAAGGAAGGCAAGTACGCGTTGTCCGAGCTGGACGAGAGACGCCGCGCCTGGGATTCGCTGAGAAGAGAATTCGACGTTACCACCACTGAGTCGAAGAAGCTGACCAGCAAGCTCGAAGAAGCCGTCGAGAAGCTGAACTACTCCATGGTCGCGCCGCTGGTGGCCGACAAGGTGAACTTGCTGAAGAAACGGTATCCGAATGAGAAGGTTCAGGGCTACCTCGAAGGGGTGGAGGACGCCATGGTGAGCGATCTTGATCGTTACCGCGAGGCCCAGCCGCGTCGCGGCGAGGAAGAGGCGCCGCCGTTTCGCAAGCGCGAACCGTTTGAGGAGTTCTCGGTCAACCTCCTCCTGGACAACTCGGAAACCGCAACCGTCCCGATCGTGATCGAAAAGTCGCCTTCGTACAAGAACCTCTTCGGCTCTCTGGAACGGGTGGTGGATCGATTCGGTTACTGGCGGACCGATTTCACGCGCATTTTTTCCGGCTCGATCCTGAAGGCGTCCGGCGGGTTTCTCGTCGTCAACGCCCTGGATCTCTTCGGCGAGCCGGGCGCATGGATAGGTCTCAAGCGGGCGCTCCGGAACGGCGAAACTGAGATCACCGGTTACGATCCGCTTTCCATGATGGCCGGTTCCGGGATCACGCCGGAGCCGATCCCGCTTGAGGTCAAGGTGGTGCTGATCGGAGAGGACCGTATTTACCGGTTGCTGTGGAATTTCGACGAGGATTTCAAGAAGGTGTTCAAAATCAAGGCGGAGTTCGACTCCGTAATGCCGTACAACCGGGCGAACGTCACTGAGTACTTTCAGTTCGTCCGTCGGATTGTCGATGAGGAGCACCTCATGCCGTTTCACGTCAGTGGCCTGCAGGCCGTGGCCGAATACGGTCGAAGACTGGCCGGGCATCGGGAGAAGCTGAGCGTCCGGTTTACGGCCGTGGCCGACATCGTTCGCGAGGCGGCGTTCTGCGCTCGCCTTCGGGGAGCCAAGAAAGTTACCCGGCAGGACGTGCACGGTGCGGTGAGCGGGCGGCGCAGCCGGGTCAATCTCGTCGAGGACAAGATACAGGAGATGTTCGACACCAACACGCTCATGGTTTCCACGACGGGATCCGAGGTGGGCCAGATCAACGGGCTGTCGGTGTACGACATCGGGGACTACAGGTTCGGACGCCCGACCCGGATAACGGTGACAACGGCGCTTGGCAAGGCCGGAGTTATCAACATTGAACGTGAGGCCGAGCTTTCCGGTCCCGTGCACAACAAGGGCGTGTTGATTCTGTCCGGCTACCTGCGCAGCATGTTTGCCCAGGACAAACCGCTGGTGATGTCGGCGTCAATCTCCTTCGAACAGTCCTACAGCGGCGTTGACGGCGATTCGGCGTCGTCCACGGAGATCTACGGCATAATCTCGTCTTTGAGCCGAATACCCATCAATCAAGGTCTGGCGGTGACGGGATCGGTCAACCAGAAAGGTGAGATTCAACCGATCGGCGGCATCAATGAGAAAATCGAGGGTTTCTTCGACGTCTGCAAAGCGCGCGGTCTGACGGGAAACCAGGGCGTGCTCATGCCTCGTCAGAACGTACAGGACCTCCTGCTGCGGCCCGACGTGATGGACGCCGTCAAATCGGGCAAGTTCAGCATCTATCCCGTCAGGAGGATCAGCGAAGGGCTTGAGATACTGACCGGCGTGCCCGGGGGGCGGCGCACGGCGAGCGGTCGTTTCACCGCCGGTTCGGTGCTGGCCAGGGCGGATGAACGACTGTGCGACATGGCCGTCGAGCTGGAACGTTTCGGTCGTACGGCGGGTCGTAGTGACAAGGGCAACGACGGCAACGAAGCCGGTCGTTCGAAGCGAACGAGGACGAAGCGTTCGAAATCGGGGCGGCACGGGATGCAGCGTTCATGA
- a CDS encoding M6 family metalloprotease domain-containing protein, with product MGQSVIRTAAFSALVVLVLTGTSSSVAPTREAVQEWLAQGVLEEKARNWAAFKAAGGCAPNEYSPLKTLRSVRDAAQAGPVVDTIHVVVLLAEFTDWRAADQSAYGTPEAFDSLLFSNRDTDPIHNPTGSMTDYYLEISYGSVYIKGDIYGWYMMPETYAYYVDDDDGLQHGHEIIGAAVDSAEANGVDFSLYANGDSWVDGVIVIHAGPGAEANEWGIWSHASAITPLTYDGVGIRMYIMCPEEQGDELAPIGVICHEWGHILGAYDMYDQDLTSPGCGLGDWSLMGSGSWNGYGLTPAHPDAFTREQMGLVEISWLDSNLHQVELPQVEESPVVYGMKDNPLGESPQYWLIENRQQVGFDVELPGAGLCIYHVDEDVPGQHDRFRYMVAFEQADGRNDLALRGVSDNGDPWPGATNNRNFHDLSVPDSKNNFGVTSEVGVQSISSNGSVMHADLDVYFSRPWIEFSADTPPVFIDPPPGGDGDEVLEAGETIEFHCRVVNKMRSAYAATASLTVDAEGVQFLQNDVPFVGDFITYSDVWIALPVRFSLPVDFESIIARFTLTIVADSVPGSGDRAFTASLEFDHTLGAPQVLIVDDDNGQTFEQRFSTSLTDLRLPSETWDKSVSSPLGSDLQAYKTVIWHTGKNDGGGGTITVDDIAALTQFLEGGGSLFLSSLTAASQLHSLDSAFMADYLHATLAGPSGFTLGFMGIDGNVVADGTAFTYYGNAPINPMHDGLNAYADGQTAFYLADEFGSGNFGDCAVTYLGDHRTVFATFGAEFISEGNDYLGFQHRDTLLVRVLDFFTHSYPYVRSLLLEVQDADQVADHTPTILWSVVDTGASVQAEYEIEVGSDNDWTAAEMWVPGVTGSPDSSVTYAGAPLLDSERYWVRLRSSNGTIWSEWLSTSFHVNTLPLAPQLRSPSDGRFVGNPPILYVSGGSDEESNQLYYQFEVYADEELASVVTSSPNVEETPDSTGWLVDAVLDELTPYWWRARTHDGAEYSAWSDSGTFLVNSAYEPPWGRLVLPSVTVAPCDTSSMIQPVVVEISKPLTKATIPLQIPGNIEILEVSFDGLPAEPWDLNSVVLEPESGLLLVRLDNSLGYELDLDTPTVLVEISFTVAVPCRTGLSLVWDTARYAVPAEVLSFTDTMETFGPEFDAGLNETVVLPYIPGEVDGQPAVDIGDVTYLVGYLFLDGAGACVANAADLNGDCEGPDIGDLTALIRYLFAQGEEPRCGCVTAGATAAARRAGMTALPE from the coding sequence ATGGGACAGTCCGTGATCCGAACCGCCGCTTTTTCCGCGCTTGTCGTTCTGGTACTGACCGGCACGTCGTCGTCGGTGGCGCCGACCAGGGAGGCGGTTCAGGAATGGCTCGCACAGGGCGTTCTCGAGGAGAAGGCGCGGAACTGGGCGGCGTTCAAAGCCGCGGGCGGCTGTGCCCCCAATGAGTACTCGCCATTGAAAACGCTACGGTCGGTGCGCGACGCAGCGCAGGCCGGCCCCGTGGTTGATACTATTCACGTCGTTGTTCTTCTGGCCGAATTTACCGACTGGCGGGCGGCGGACCAGAGTGCCTACGGCACGCCGGAGGCGTTCGATTCCCTGCTGTTTTCCAATCGCGACACCGACCCGATACACAATCCCACCGGGTCCATGACCGACTACTACCTCGAGATATCGTACGGCAGCGTGTACATCAAGGGCGACATATACGGCTGGTACATGATGCCCGAGACGTACGCCTATTATGTTGACGATGACGACGGCCTGCAACATGGCCATGAGATTATTGGGGCGGCGGTAGATTCCGCGGAGGCCAACGGGGTGGACTTTTCGCTCTATGCCAACGGCGACTCCTGGGTTGACGGCGTCATAGTCATTCATGCCGGCCCGGGGGCGGAGGCCAACGAATGGGGCATCTGGTCTCACGCCTCGGCTATAACGCCGCTTACCTACGACGGTGTCGGCATTCGTATGTACATCATGTGTCCGGAGGAACAGGGAGACGAACTGGCCCCCATCGGCGTCATCTGCCACGAATGGGGGCATATCCTCGGGGCCTACGATATGTACGATCAGGATCTGACCAGTCCGGGCTGCGGCCTGGGTGACTGGTCGTTGATGGGCTCGGGGAGCTGGAACGGGTACGGGCTGACACCGGCGCATCCCGACGCGTTTACCAGAGAGCAAATGGGTCTCGTGGAGATATCGTGGCTGGACAGCAACCTGCACCAGGTCGAGTTGCCGCAGGTTGAAGAGAGTCCCGTCGTCTACGGCATGAAGGATAATCCGCTGGGGGAATCGCCCCAGTACTGGCTCATCGAGAACCGCCAGCAAGTCGGCTTCGACGTAGAGCTGCCAGGGGCGGGCCTGTGTATCTATCACGTCGACGAGGACGTCCCCGGGCAGCATGACCGGTTCCGGTACATGGTGGCTTTCGAGCAGGCCGACGGCCGCAACGACCTGGCCTTGAGGGGGGTCAGTGACAACGGTGATCCCTGGCCCGGCGCAACAAACAACCGTAACTTCCACGATCTGTCGGTGCCCGATTCGAAGAACAACTTCGGCGTAACCTCGGAAGTGGGCGTTCAGAGCATATCAAGTAACGGCTCGGTCATGCACGCGGATCTTGACGTGTACTTCTCGCGCCCCTGGATCGAGTTCTCGGCCGACACCCCGCCCGTGTTTATCGATCCGCCCCCCGGTGGCGACGGGGACGAGGTCCTGGAAGCCGGCGAAACCATCGAGTTTCACTGTCGCGTCGTGAACAAGATGCGTTCTGCCTATGCGGCGACGGCAAGCCTGACCGTCGACGCCGAGGGAGTTCAGTTCCTTCAGAATGACGTCCCCTTCGTCGGTGATTTCATCACTTACTCCGACGTCTGGATAGCACTACCGGTCAGGTTTTCGCTTCCGGTCGACTTTGAGTCGATTATCGCCCGTTTCACCCTGACGATCGTGGCGGATTCCGTCCCCGGGTCGGGTGACCGCGCGTTCACGGCCAGCCTTGAGTTTGACCATACTCTCGGCGCTCCACAGGTGCTGATTGTTGACGATGACAACGGGCAGACTTTCGAGCAGCGGTTCTCGACCAGCCTTACGGATCTGCGCCTTCCCAGCGAGACGTGGGACAAGAGTGTATCATCACCGCTCGGCAGTGATCTCCAGGCGTACAAAACGGTTATCTGGCATACGGGCAAGAACGACGGCGGCGGGGGGACCATCACGGTCGACGATATCGCGGCGCTGACGCAGTTTCTCGAGGGCGGGGGCAGCCTGTTCCTTTCGAGCCTGACGGCGGCGTCACAGCTGCACTCGCTGGATTCCGCCTTCATGGCCGACTACCTGCACGCTACGCTCGCCGGCCCCAGCGGGTTCACCCTCGGTTTCATGGGTATTGACGGCAACGTGGTCGCCGACGGGACGGCCTTCACGTACTACGGCAACGCGCCGATCAACCCGATGCATGATGGGCTGAATGCGTATGCCGACGGTCAGACGGCATTTTATCTGGCCGACGAATTCGGCAGCGGCAACTTCGGCGATTGCGCGGTCACGTACCTGGGCGACCACCGTACCGTCTTTGCCACTTTCGGAGCAGAGTTCATCAGTGAAGGAAACGACTACCTCGGATTCCAGCACCGCGACACGCTGCTGGTCCGGGTCCTGGACTTCTTCACCCACAGTTATCCGTACGTGCGCAGCCTCTTGCTGGAGGTGCAGGACGCGGACCAGGTTGCGGATCATACTCCGACGATCCTGTGGTCGGTTGTTGATACCGGTGCGTCTGTGCAGGCCGAGTATGAGATCGAAGTCGGCAGCGATAACGACTGGACCGCGGCGGAGATGTGGGTGCCCGGCGTCACCGGTTCGCCTGACTCCTCCGTAACCTATGCCGGAGCGCCGCTGCTTGATAGTGAGAGATACTGGGTCCGGCTGCGGTCAAGCAACGGCACCATCTGGTCGGAGTGGCTCTCGACTTCTTTTCACGTGAACACGCTGCCGCTGGCGCCGCAGTTGCGCAGTCCGTCGGACGGCCGGTTTGTCGGTAACCCGCCGATTCTGTATGTCTCCGGCGGCTCTGACGAAGAAAGCAACCAACTGTACTACCAGTTCGAAGTGTACGCCGACGAAGAGCTTGCCAGCGTCGTCACATCCTCTCCGAACGTCGAGGAGACTCCGGACTCGACGGGGTGGCTGGTCGACGCGGTCCTGGATGAGTTGACTCCGTACTGGTGGCGGGCACGAACGCACGACGGCGCCGAGTACTCGGCCTGGTCCGATTCCGGCACTTTCTTGGTCAACTCGGCCTACGAACCGCCGTGGGGCAGACTGGTTCTGCCCTCAGTCACGGTGGCACCTTGCGACACTTCCAGCATGATCCAGCCGGTCGTGGTGGAGATATCCAAGCCGCTGACGAAGGCCACAATCCCCCTGCAGATACCGGGGAACATCGAGATCCTCGAGGTCTCCTTCGACGGTCTGCCTGCCGAACCCTGGGATTTGAACTCGGTCGTGTTGGAACCGGAATCAGGCCTTCTTCTGGTAAGGCTTGATAACAGCCTTGGCTACGAGTTGGATCTTGACACCCCGACGGTGCTTGTTGAGATCTCTTTCACGGTTGCGGTACCGTGTCGGACGGGTCTCTCTCTGGTCTGGGACACGGCGCGGTACGCTGTGCCCGCGGAGGTGTTGAGTTTCACGGACACCATGGAGACGTTCGGGCCGGAATTCGACGCCGGTCTGAATGAAACAGTGGTTTTGCCGTACATTCCGGGCGAAGTTGATGGTCAGCCGGCCGTAGATATCGGTGACGTCACGTACCTTGTTGGCTACCTGTTCCTGGACGGAGCCGGGGCGTGCGTCGCTAACGCGGCGGACTTAAACGGTGACTGCGAAGGGCCGGACATCGGCGATCTTACGGCTCTCATACGTTATCTTTTTGCGCAAGGCGAGGAACCCCGGTGTGGTTGTGTGACCGCCGGTGCCACGGCGGCAGCGCGCCGGGCCGGGATGACGGCCCTGCCCGAGTGA